The Paenibacillus macerans genome includes a window with the following:
- a CDS encoding carbohydrate ABC transporter permease has translation MFGTLSYKAQKNIIIVSFLLVPLALLLLFTYYPALKLVMFSFTDWDGYSPEKPWVGLANYREVFTNPDIFGVFAHNFAYFVMGIIQNIIAIYFAVILNSRLRGRNFFRLLLFLPYIMNAVAVAFMFGYVFDTTQGSLNLFLQSIGLAKLGETSWLGTAGLVNYSLASTGLWRFMGYNMVIYIAALQAIPRDMYEAAKIDGAGAMQTFWRITLPNMKPVIQLNLFLTVTGALEVFDLPFVLTKGGPAGASQTYVQRVMETAFAYNHYGLASAMSIILLMFVIIVVGLQQFVLSRGGNGK, from the coding sequence ATGTTTGGAACGCTGTCTTATAAAGCGCAGAAAAATATCATTATCGTCTCGTTTTTACTCGTCCCGCTCGCTTTGCTCCTGCTGTTTACCTACTATCCCGCGCTGAAGCTGGTCATGTTCAGCTTCACCGATTGGGACGGGTACAGCCCGGAGAAGCCGTGGGTCGGGCTGGCCAATTACCGGGAAGTGTTTACCAACCCGGACATATTCGGCGTATTCGCCCATAACTTCGCCTATTTTGTTATGGGCATCATCCAAAATATCATCGCGATTTACTTCGCCGTGATTTTGAACAGCAGGCTGCGCGGCCGGAACTTTTTCCGGCTGCTGCTGTTCCTGCCTTACATTATGAACGCCGTGGCCGTCGCTTTTATGTTCGGCTATGTTTTCGATACGACCCAGGGTTCGCTGAACCTGTTCCTGCAAAGCATCGGGCTGGCCAAACTCGGCGAAACGAGCTGGCTCGGCACGGCCGGCCTGGTCAACTATTCGCTCGCTTCGACCGGGCTGTGGCGGTTCATGGGCTATAACATGGTGATTTACATCGCCGCTTTGCAGGCGATCCCCCGCGACATGTACGAAGCGGCCAAAATCGACGGCGCCGGGGCCATGCAAACGTTTTGGCGGATTACGCTGCCGAACATGAAGCCGGTCATCCAGTTGAACCTGTTCCTGACCGTCACCGGCGCGCTGGAGGTGTTCGATCTTCCGTTCGTCCTGACCAAAGGAGGGCCGGCCGGCGCGAGCCAAACATACGTGCAGCGGGTAATGGAGACTGCTTTTGCTTACAACCATTACGGGCTTGCTTCGGCGATGAGCATTATTTTGCTGATGTTCGTGATCATCGTCGTGGGGCTTCAACAGTTTGTGCTTAGCAGAGGAGGAAACGGCAAATGA
- a CDS encoding carbohydrate ABC transporter permease, with amino-acid sequence MSRRKFTFPDALKYLTLLIGVFVVLFPPYVVIVNSFKSSNEFNTASTMALPQSFFNFENFKIVFERGGLLSGFGNTLVIICVSLVFNILFGTMVAYVLGRFSFKLKKAVFGLYLFATVIPGITTQVATFGIIKSLGLYNTLGAPIILYVGADVIQIILYLQFIRNIPVDLDESAMAEGASLFRIYRSIIFPLLTPATATLIILKTISIYNDMYTPYLYMPKQSLGVVTTVLMRFQGVNVADWNLICAAILLILLPTVVLYFFLQKYIFEGVTSGAVK; translated from the coding sequence ATGAGCAGACGCAAATTCACTTTCCCGGATGCGCTGAAATACCTGACCTTGCTGATCGGGGTTTTTGTCGTGCTGTTCCCTCCGTACGTCGTCATCGTCAACTCCTTCAAATCAAGCAATGAATTTAATACCGCCAGCACGATGGCGCTGCCGCAAAGCTTTTTCAATTTTGAAAATTTCAAGATCGTGTTTGAACGGGGCGGCCTATTGAGCGGGTTCGGTAATACGCTGGTCATTATTTGCGTGTCCCTGGTCTTCAATATCCTATTCGGAACGATGGTGGCTTACGTGCTGGGGCGGTTTTCTTTTAAGCTGAAAAAAGCGGTTTTCGGCCTGTATCTGTTCGCGACCGTCATTCCCGGCATTACGACCCAGGTCGCTACCTTCGGCATCATCAAATCGCTGGGCCTGTACAATACGCTGGGAGCTCCGATCATCCTGTACGTCGGCGCGGACGTGATCCAGATCATTTTATATTTGCAGTTTATCCGCAACATTCCCGTCGACCTCGACGAAAGCGCCATGGCCGAAGGCGCCTCCCTGTTCCGGATTTACCGTTCGATCATTTTTCCGCTGCTGACGCCGGCGACGGCCACGCTGATCATTTTGAAGACAATCAGCATTTACAACGATATGTACACGCCGTACCTTTACATGCCGAAGCAAAGCCTGGGCGTGGTGACGACGGTGCTGATGCGCTTCCAGGGCGTCAACGTGGCCGACTGGAACCTGATTTGCGCGGCGATCCTGCTGATTCTGCTGCCTACCGTGGTGCTGTATTTTTTCCTGCAAAAATATATCTTTGAAGGCGTTACCAGCGGTGCGGTAAAATGA
- a CDS encoding cache domain-containing sensor histidine kinase, which yields MRALFRKAWLLFANLSMQKKLVIVFVFLISLPVTYFSYTSYRSSFRLVQSSTTEAARLMTDNAMDKADRYIADLKRYTSLPLYNKEVQKYLDQRGTDWDKSTSIDIFLMYLNNTKDEILSAYLVDRYDMVYYNRKPGINVLYPETRLSEWKALARKSGSSPALAGTHAIRVNETESRQVFTVVRPIRSVSSLRDIGLIAIDVDAKLFDGIIEPLNAVTHGDALIVDEYGKVVYSADPGKLGEDLSGSPLLAPAAGARGSFRLAIGGRPYICVYTSSAQTGWKTLVYIPLTELLAPMKQNRDKLIITTLSVIFFALLVAMVISYALTKPLKRTVQLMKQVQRGKLDVRVNVKYNDEIGLLGSQFNRMIARVKDLLHEVAETEKSKQKADMLALQNQINPHFIYNTLEAIRMLAELNDDDRVAELTYLLGLLLRYSITRSADEQVTVAQEIDHVRNYLLLLQIRFPDKFSFRVEIPEFFYPLPIVKLVFQPIVENAVFHGLEKREGSGTITIRAWNELGDAIFTVRDDGVGMTEERLASLNHSLTDGRTDKFGIGLRNVQERIRLHYGAGSRLTVSSRAGEGTTVTVRIAGLLRNGAGGVG from the coding sequence TTGCGAGCCTTGTTCCGAAAAGCCTGGTTGTTATTCGCCAACTTATCCATGCAAAAAAAGCTGGTGATCGTCTTCGTCTTTCTCATTTCGCTGCCGGTCACCTATTTCAGCTACACTTCGTACCGTTCCAGCTTCAGACTGGTGCAAAGCAGCACGACCGAGGCCGCCCGTCTGATGACGGACAACGCGATGGACAAAGCGGACCGTTATATCGCCGATTTGAAGCGGTACACAAGCCTGCCCTTGTACAACAAAGAGGTGCAAAAATATTTGGACCAGCGGGGAACGGATTGGGACAAGAGCACCTCCATCGATATTTTTCTGATGTATTTGAACAATACCAAGGATGAGATTTTGTCCGCCTACCTGGTGGACCGTTACGATATGGTTTATTACAACCGGAAGCCGGGCATCAACGTACTGTACCCGGAAACGCGGCTCAGCGAGTGGAAGGCATTGGCGCGTAAGTCCGGTTCGTCTCCCGCCCTCGCCGGCACACATGCGATCCGCGTGAACGAAACGGAGAGCCGCCAGGTGTTCACCGTCGTCCGCCCTATCCGTTCGGTCAGCTCCTTGCGCGATATCGGTCTGATCGCGATCGATGTCGACGCGAAGCTGTTCGACGGGATCATCGAGCCGCTGAATGCCGTGACCCACGGCGACGCCCTGATCGTGGACGAATACGGAAAGGTCGTGTACAGCGCCGATCCCGGCAAGCTGGGCGAGGATTTAAGCGGCAGCCCTCTGCTGGCGCCGGCCGCAGGCGCGCGGGGCAGTTTCCGGCTGGCTATCGGCGGCCGGCCTTACATTTGCGTCTACACTTCGTCCGCGCAAACCGGCTGGAAAACGCTGGTCTACATTCCTTTGACCGAACTGCTAGCGCCGATGAAGCAAAACCGCGATAAACTGATAATCACGACGTTGTCCGTTATTTTTTTCGCCCTGCTTGTGGCCATGGTTATCTCCTACGCGCTCACGAAGCCGCTGAAACGGACGGTGCAGCTAATGAAGCAGGTGCAGCGCGGCAAGCTCGACGTTCGGGTCAACGTCAAATACAATGACGAAATCGGCCTTCTGGGCAGCCAGTTCAACCGGATGATCGCCCGCGTGAAGGACCTGCTCCATGAGGTGGCCGAAACGGAAAAGAGCAAGCAAAAAGCCGATATGCTGGCGCTGCAAAATCAGATCAACCCGCATTTTATCTACAACACGCTGGAAGCGATCCGCATGCTCGCCGAGCTGAACGATGATGACCGGGTCGCCGAGCTGACCTATCTGCTGGGCCTGCTGCTTCGCTACAGCATTACCCGGAGCGCCGACGAGCAGGTGACGGTGGCCCAGGAAATCGACCATGTGCGGAACTACCTGCTGCTGCTGCAAATCCGCTTCCCGGACAAATTCAGCTTCCGTGTGGAGATTCCGGAGTTTTTTTATCCGCTGCCGATCGTTAAACTGGTTTTTCAGCCGATTGTGGAAAACGCGGTGTTTCACGGTCTGGAAAAAAGAGAGGGGTCCGGCACCATTACGATCCGGGCGTGGAATGAACTTGGCGACGCCATCTTCACGGTGCGTGACGACGGCGTCGGGATGACCGAAGAACGCCTCGCCTCCCTGAACCATAGCCTGACGGACGGCAGAACGGACAAATTCGGAATCGGGCTGCGCAATGTCCAAGAGCGGATCCGGCTTCATTACGGCGCAGGCTCCCGGTTGACCGTCAGCAGCCGGGCGGGCGAAGGCACGACGGTCACGGTGAGAATCGCCGGCTTGCTCCGTAACGGCGCGGGGGGAGTTGGATGA
- a CDS encoding response regulator transcription factor, which produces MLRIAIVDDEASIREGLGKMIGKESGRFVVDGLFSNGQDVLDYLGEADLDVIVTDIRMPVVDGLELSKQVKAIKPEIRCIIMSGFKDFEYARQAIRCSAVDYLLKPIDKKQLFALLYALDEEKSAARGKERQIRSGLLLSHFKSFAGGAGLVGPGAKLPELSLPEPYFAVYAIKGWHPEALRARLEQTLRLPVRFWDLVDTGEPVLAWICYFYQQTDQEELRQLTAVLEAICKPRRTLAGSSFVYGDPAMLGRAYAEAKSACELGIYGNQTWNYRKAGGSAGPNNGSPDIGERFAACRDEWVEQLQILNVPRAAACLERMLEQVRKDRTPLESVILLCRLVLDTISAELHEWGKIWPRAKAKQLEAELLSCLSFDEIRQKFVDELTGALQQVRAGRLAQAGKSVETVKRWIAEHYNQPAELSQLARMVYLTPSYLSKLFKHETGMTITDYLIEVRIKKAKLLLRKSSKLKIHEIGCEVGYPDPAYFNKLFKRMVGVTPNEYKRISQ; this is translated from the coding sequence ATGCTGCGAATCGCGATCGTGGACGACGAGGCTTCGATTCGGGAAGGGCTGGGTAAGATGATCGGCAAGGAGAGCGGCCGTTTCGTCGTCGACGGTTTGTTCTCCAATGGGCAGGACGTCCTCGATTATCTCGGGGAAGCCGACCTTGACGTCATCGTCACCGATATCCGTATGCCCGTGGTGGACGGACTGGAGCTGAGCAAACAGGTAAAGGCCATCAAGCCGGAAATCCGCTGCATCATCATGAGCGGGTTTAAGGATTTCGAATATGCCCGGCAGGCCATCCGGTGTTCCGCGGTGGACTATCTGCTCAAGCCGATCGACAAGAAGCAGCTGTTTGCCCTGCTTTACGCGCTTGATGAGGAGAAGTCGGCGGCCCGCGGCAAGGAGCGGCAAATCCGTTCGGGATTGTTGCTCTCTCATTTCAAAAGCTTCGCAGGAGGGGCCGGCCTTGTTGGACCCGGCGCAAAGCTGCCGGAGCTTTCTCTGCCGGAGCCTTATTTTGCCGTATATGCGATCAAGGGCTGGCATCCGGAAGCCTTGCGCGCCAGGCTTGAGCAAACCCTACGCCTCCCCGTTCGCTTTTGGGATCTGGTTGACACCGGCGAACCGGTTCTCGCTTGGATCTGTTATTTTTATCAGCAGACGGACCAGGAAGAACTCCGCCAATTGACCGCGGTTTTGGAAGCGATATGCAAGCCCCGCCGCACGCTTGCCGGCTCCAGCTTCGTATATGGCGATCCTGCCATGCTGGGCAGAGCTTACGCGGAAGCGAAAAGCGCCTGCGAGCTCGGCATTTACGGAAACCAGACGTGGAATTACCGTAAGGCCGGCGGCAGCGCCGGACCTAACAACGGCAGTCCGGATATCGGCGAACGGTTTGCCGCCTGCCGCGATGAATGGGTCGAGCAGCTGCAAATTTTAAACGTTCCTCGGGCGGCCGCCTGTTTGGAGCGAATGTTGGAGCAGGTAAGGAAAGATCGGACTCCGCTTGAATCGGTCATTTTACTGTGCCGTCTCGTGCTGGACACCATCTCCGCCGAGCTGCACGAATGGGGCAAAATATGGCCCCGCGCCAAAGCCAAACAGCTGGAAGCCGAGCTGTTGTCCTGCCTTAGCTTTGATGAAATCCGGCAAAAATTTGTGGACGAATTGACCGGCGCTTTACAACAGGTCCGGGCCGGTCGCCTGGCGCAGGCGGGGAAATCGGTCGAAACCGTCAAGCGCTGGATCGCCGAGCATTACAACCAGCCGGCCGAACTAAGCCAGCTCGCTCGTATGGTCTATTTGACGCCCAGCTACCTGAGCAAGCTGTTCAAACATGAAACCGGCATGACGATCACCGATTACCTGATCGAGGTAAGAATCAAAAAAGCGAAGCTGCTGCTGCGCAAATCAAGCAAGCTGAAAATCCACGAAATCGGCTGCGAGGTCGGCTATCCCGATCCGGCCTATTTCAACAAGCTGTTCAAGCGCATGGTCGGGGTGACGCCCAACGAGTACAAAAGGATATCGCAGTAA